Proteins encoded by one window of Channa argus isolate prfri chromosome 1, Channa argus male v1.0, whole genome shotgun sequence:
- the LOC137103812 gene encoding uncharacterized protein isoform X1, which yields MPEAAVDIARILQLLSAMEKGCLEKFEGKSLEEIEIEDELQPDLEYDKPDGDDDNEDDEEAESSVQSSGPSSSRRSVSSTKKKGFSMRKLGRPRTRRPESGSEESEPCDERNDENTPKEDRTEDMPVEKAEETLSPSKQNATSIYFSEDDDNYMNVDFDLDIDTDEGGGKYESDKDCDSVGLALMPVKTSVKETPNQNKDISDNKTKDSSSHKHNMDTELKETMDVEAENDVDQEEEQTDRMDVDSSSSSAILDADELRPDLEYDKPDGDNEDNEKAASSVQSSGPSSSRCSVLSTKKEGLSMRKRGRPRTRRLESRSEESEPCDEENDESTLKEDKTEDMPVKKAEETLFPSKEDATKVYFNDDDDNDDDDYMNVDVYSDIDADDGDGKYENDKEFSSEQAFIDDSSIQQENKEANLDENPSYTNRNHCYVCGKAQSKLARHLFTHRKQEAEIAEVFALPRCSNERKIRLQKLRNRGNDKHNQEVLKTGRGELKVRKRKNLPTLSRSCAPCIYCKGMYDRREMWQHLQKCLVRKSQKPPTATNNENSSLVATTVTTPQEISADVKEILKTLKNDEISSAVWNDSYILHLAQYLCQMKAKKIKHKDLKRKLRDMGRLLVALRKKSICSFEEALKPKNFSKVVEAVREVSGFNGETNSSDRSAAFLRLGRSLRKMGNMKYHRALKEDADLATIQEAETFMALCAKEWMAAPLSKLKANTAPNIPFTHDVQLFYQYLETTAASAVSSLTMYESAPVYIALLRVTVALVSVLNKSASDVSRITLQSFNEREETELQEDAAVVQSHFEQILCKRFMKIKLMSKCGKKAESKKVVVTLTPELLNAITLLVHKREACGVHKNNPFLFARPVNICTSFFQGHVCINTLVPRCGAKNLENLRSQFFRKHMAKIFQILSLTNDELGHLAKLLGRDMRTDREYYQMPEAAVDIARILQLLSAMEKGCLEKFEGKSLEEIEIEDELQPDVEFDKPDGDDDKEGNEEAESSVQSGGPSSSRRSVSSTKKKGFSMRKRGRPRTRRPESGSEESEPCDERNDENTPKEDRTEDMPVKKAEETLSPSKENATSIYFSDDDDDNYMNMDFDLDIDTDEGGGNYESDKDGDSVGLALMPVKTSVKETANQNKDISDNKMKDSSSHKHNTYTELKETMDVEAENDVDQEEEQTDRMDVDSSSSSAILDAEKKNKLSAAMTGMKELKILIPKLEIENIQGPIHISRLPSVCRRLLGKDQPLQKSSNKYEMSSPSADIDNKSSDAKDIEMMCSFCKKPMMKGQTAYQKKGFKDVFCSKNCLFEMFPMNRQTTKTCHYCLRSITQLLDLIMAVVDTKGTMKDFCSVTCLTSYKSNTGSTQVAHLLCSMCNKSCPAACELTLKEAVHKFCSDSCLEDFRRDKMGVCENCSSPCLKKLVLKLEGEPKTICTERCLDHFKEILLQNIKTPQPCTMCHTTQPVPDMIVYKSSSETMELFCSRNCVTSYKLGSTLMHKLQGKTGSDQMKKTKRGITLEQTLNTEDVNIRSDYTSSCPAEKHPEIKLVTKSCYNCFRVIMRPHNIILAPVDDSGTMKELCSETCLASVNSKRSLAATKPLLPLGPHLECKMCNRYCYCKFRLMLGGIVHGLCSDTCLTNFRKVNIVPLLTCDVCSSIHLDRQFELKMDDSSKNICSEECLVKFKGKVTKPQLCLMCQTSHQMSDMVENKNQDGSLNFFCSNRCMMVYKASFLTVTEKRKPSCEQNDLEEVKPPPHFFIKEEPIDDEYNQKVTLSVSTLDIKSEPSVAKEDLKISSIFSLTGDSKPAAPTVTHEDVPASCSNCKNILMDGETVYQRKGHADVFCSTSCLLKFYQMKPVKKTCQFCLQVIPQPQDAIQALVDSNGATKDFCSQACLSAFNYKTMMSTKIPIVPVGSHSQCNMCSRYSISKHEFIQDDRVYKMCSEPCLNRFCNLNKLSICENCHYCCKNPLMLKVEHRTKKVCSAACLAQVKKKVKAHQPCAMCHTSKLVTEMIENKNSEEELELFCTSSCLMASKIQAISASGTALNCDNCGKLAVPACHLAMSNGSIRNFCTLTCAMAFKDAQKDRISATNSTGVPNQTQCDLFKTPEKLLCARCQRVIGSTPKVIQTKDKINFVCSLACSQEFKRVNNITGMCAFCKNERIITDTKRIDGKDCYFCSDGCKMLYRDKLEKSWGKHCCPCAYCHSISATVVTAKYDDKEERFCSDVCSSNFKMLFYCVAKCDACSQAGKLRQCLPMLGQVKHFCDLKCLLHFCNKKIQAVDTDSSPPRSSAAVDSPPVISNVISLASGLGRRPSASSGAAQHGSVPDIQTKVVGHASIQTVPKELKNKSMLCTPLVHNKGVCCTTQTVDAEAQTDTCLPKVLPVPVPVYVPLPMTMYSQYTPKPVGLPLPLPVPVFFPVTLGGPEAAVKERIQPETEEGKSGMETKLKERTGGEGGQEGREMVKEGKRQETQTLTDRCRGCSHDLEKEGFNNQEEICPQSSLKSQSLQHTSKESPPVSGVGVAFKPQPELSCPASPDSFSLPNPAPGPTLQILGKVNNKNKGAKLQQMPKAEHEASQEDSEVMSRKHQKLKSQSGIDAWKRWIRWRTSQTNVGPDSSHAVKLKENILQYSAAELSSSLCCFIKEVKRPDGKSYSPNSLFFLCLGIQQYLFENGRMENIFSDLIYTKFSTEFTNTLKHFNPLFKASGYVYSPVEEEYLWECKQLGAYSPLVLLNTLLFFCCKYVGFTRVEEHRQLSFAHIMRCTKTNSNNTKNKFLRFYLPVSLNEAEPDADGVPAKKRKKNENKKYFLEMMENTKNALRCPVRLYEFYLSKCPESVRQRSDFFYLQPDPACLPSSPLWFSSTPLDDSTMEAMLLRILTVRQLQRGEGDRGGMD from the exons ATGCCAGAGGCAGCTGTTGACATTGCAAGGATCCTACAGCTACTCTCAGCAATGGAGAAAGGCTGCCTTGAAAAATTTGAAGGGAAGTCACTTGAGGAAATTGAGATTGAAG ATGAACTGCAGCCGGATTTGGAGTACGACAAACCTGATGGTGACGATGACAATGAGGACGATGAAGAAGCTGAAAGTTCTGTTCAGTCAAGTG GTCCGTCCTCCTCAAGACGCTCTGTTTcatcaactaaaaaaaaaggtttttccatGAGGAAGCTTGGACGACCCAGGACCAGGAGGCCAGAGAGCGGAAGTGAGGAATCTGAACCGTGTGATGAGAGAAATGATGAGAACACACCAAAAGAAGACAGGACAGAGGACATGCCCGTGGAGAAAGCTGAAGAAACACTGTCTCCTAGCAAACAGAATGCAACAAGCATTTATTTTAGTGAAGATGATGATAATTACATGAATGTGGACTTTGATTTGGACATAGATACAGATGAGGGCGGTGGAAAATATGAAAGTGACAAAGATTGTGATTCAGTTGGCTTAGCGCTAATGCCAGTGAAAACAAGTGTCAAAGAAACACCAAACCAGAACAAGGACATCAGTGATAATAAGACGAAAGACAGCTCATCTCACAAGCACAACATGGACACAGAACTTAAGGAAACCATGGATGTTGAAGCAGAGAATGATGTTGATCAAGAAGAGGAACAAACTGATCGGATGGATGTGGATAGCAGCAGTTCTTCTGCCATTTTAGATGCag ATGAATTGCGGCCGGATTTGGAGTACGACAAACCAGATGGTGATAATGAGGACAATGAAAAAGCTGCAAGTTCTGTTCAGTCAAGTG GTCCGTCCTCCTCAAGATGCTCTGTTTTATCGACTAAAAAAGAAGGTTTATCCATGAGAAAACGTGGACGACCCAGGACCAGGAGGCTGGAGAGCAGAAGTGAGGAGTCTGAACCATGCGATGAGGAAAATGATGAGAGCAcactgaaagaagacaagacAGAGGACATGCCTGTGAAGAAAGCTGAAGAAACTCTGTTTCCTAGCAAAGAGGATGCAACAAAggtttattttaatgatgatgatgataatgatgatgatgattatatgAATGTGGATGTCTACTCAGACATAGATGCAGATGACGGCgatggaaaatatgaaaatgacaaagagTTCAGCTCAGAGCAGGCGTTTATTGATGATTCATCCATCCAGCAAGAGAATAAGGAGGCTAACCTGGATGAAAACCCCTCCTATACCAACAGAAATCATTGTTATGTTTGCGGGAAAGCGCAGTCCAAACTTGCTCGTCAccttttcacccatagaaaacAAGAAGCTGAAATTGCTGAAGTGTTTGCGTTACCTCGATGCTCCAATGAACGGAAAATTAGACTGCAGAAGTTACGGAACAGAGGAAACGACAAACATAACCAGGAGGTTTTGAAGACTGGCCGTGGAGAACTGaaagttagaaaaagaaaaaacttgcCGACCCTTTCAAGATCCTGTGCACCCTGCATATATTGCAAAGGGATGTATGATCGCAGAGAGATGTGGCAGCACTTACAAAAGTGCTTAGTCAGGAAGTCCCAAAAACCTCCAACAGCTACAAACAATGAAAACTCTTCTTTGGTTGCCACTACAGTGACAACTCCCCAAGAAATCTCAGCAGATGTGAAAGAGATATTAAAAACTCTAAAGAACGATGAGATTTCTTCTGCAGTTTGGAATGATTCTTACATACTGCACTTGGCACAGTATTTGTGCCAAATGAAAGCAAAGAAGATAAAACATAAAGACCTCAAAAGGAAGCTAAGAGATATGGGAAGACTTCTGGTAGCACTAAGGAAAAAGTCGATATGCAGCTTTGAGGAGGCTCTGAAACCCAAAAACTTCAGCAAAGTTGTGGAAGCTGTCCGAGAAGTCTCTGGTTTTAATGGAGAGACGAACTCTTCTGATAGATCAGCTGCTTTCTTAAGACTGGGAAGGTCACTCAGGAAAATGGGCAACATGAAATACCACAGGGCTTTGAAAGAGGATGCTGATCTGGCAACAATACAGGAAGCAGAGACATTTATGGCACTGTGTGCAAAAGAATGGATGGCTGCTCCCCTATCAAAGTTAAAGGCAAACACTGCACCAAACATCCCGTTCACACACGACGTGCAACTTTTCTACCAGTACTTGGAAACGACGGCAGCTTCTGCAGTTAGTAGTCTCACGATGTATGAGAGCGCACCGGTCTATATTGCACTTCTCAGGGTGACAGTAGCACTGGTTTCAGTCTTAAACAAAAGTGCATCAGATGTTTCAAGAATCACACTCCAGTCTTTCAATGAAAGGGAAGAGACTGAGCTTCAggaagatgctgctgttgtgcAATCACACTTTGAACAAATTCTGTGCAAACGTTTCATGAAGATCAAACTTATGAGCAAGTGTGGGAAGAAAGCGGAGAGCAAAAAAGTTGTTGTTACTTTGACCCCTGAACTGCTCAATGCAATAACCCTACTGGTGCACAAGAGAGAAGCGTGTGGTGTACATAAAAATAATCCCTTTTTATTTGCAAGGCCTGTCAACATATGTACAAGCTTCTTCCAGGGACACGTGTGTATCAACACCTTAGTACCTCGGTGCGGTGCAAAGAACCTGGAGAACCTCAGGTCTCAGTTTTTTCGTAAGCACATGGCAAAAATTTTCCAGATTCTCAGCCTCACAAATGATGAGCTTGGTCATTTAGCCAAACTGCTGGGTCGTGATATGCGAACAGACAGGGAGTACTACCAGATGCCAGAGGCAGCTGTTGACATTGCAAGGATCCTACAGCTACTCTCAGCAATGGAGAAAGGCTGCCTTGAAAAATTTGAAGGGAAGTCACTTGAGGAAATTGAGATTGAAG ATGAATTGCAGCCAGATGTGGAGTTTGACAAACCTGATGGTGACGATGACAAGGAGGGCAATGAAGAAGCTGAAAGTTCTGTTCAGTCAGGTG GTCCGTCCTCCTCAAGACGCTCTGTTTcatcaactaaaaaaaaaggtttttccatGAGGAAACGTGGACGACCCAGGACTAGGAGGCCAGAGAGCGGAAGTGAGGAGTCTGAACCATGTGATGAGAGAAATGATGAGAACACACCAAAAGAAGACAGAACAGAGGACATGCCTGTGAAGAAAGCTGAAGAAACACTGTCTCCTAGTAAGGAGAATGCAACAAGCATTTATTTTAGTGATGACGACGATGATAATTACATGAATATGGACTTTGATTTGGACATAGATACAGATGAGGGCGGTGGAAATTATGAAAGTGACAAAGATGGTGATTCAGTTGGCTTAGCACTAATGCCAGTGAAAACAAGTGTCAAAGAAACAGCAAACCAGAACAAGGACATCAGTGATAATAAGATGAAAGACAGCTCATCTCACAAGCACAACACGTACACAGAACTTAAGGAAACCATGGATGTTGAAGCAGAGAATGATGTTGATCAAGAAGAGGAACAAACTGATCGGATGGATGTGGATAGCAGCAGTTCTTCTGCCATTTTAGATGCag aaaagaagaacaaattaTCAGCTGCAATGACTGGGATGAAAGAACTGAAGATATTAATCCCCAAATTGGAGATT GAGAATATCCAGGGTCCAATCCACATTTCCCGGTTACCATCTGTCTGTAGGAGGTTGTTGGGGAAAGATCAGCCTCTGCAGAAAAGCAGCAACAAGTATGAAATGTCTTCTCCGTCAGCAGACATCGACAACAAGTCAAGTGATGCAAAG GACATAGAAATGATGTGCTCCTTCTGCAAAAAGCCCATGATGAAGGGACAAACTGCTTACCAGAAGAAGGGTTTCAAAGATGTCTTCTGCTCCAAAAACTGCCTTTTTGAGATGTTCCCCatgaacagacagacaacaaagaCCTGCCATTACTGTCTCAG GTCGATAACTCAGCTGCTGGACCTCATCATGGCTGTAGTGGACACTAAAGGAACTATGAAGGATTTCTGCAGTGTCACGTGCCTGACCAGTTACAAGTCCAACACTGGATCCACCCAAGTGGCGCATCTCCTCTGCAGCATGTGTAACAAATCATGCCCT GCCGCATGTGAGTTGACCCTGAAGGAGGCTGTCCATAAGTTTTGCAGTGACTCCTGCTTGGAAGATTTTCGCAGGGACAAGATGGGGGTCTGTGAGAACTGCAGCTCCCCGTGCCTCAAGAAGCTTGTACTGAAGCTAGAGGGGGAACCAAAAACCATCTGCACTGAGAGATGTCTCGATCATTTTAAAGAG ATTCTTCTGCAGAATATCAAGACACCCCAACCATGCACCATGTGCCACACCACTCAACCAGTGCCTGACATGATTGTCTACAAAAGTAGCAGCGAGACAATGGAGCTCTTTTGTAGTCGCAACTGTGTGACATCATACAAACTAGGGTCTACACTGATGCACAAACTTCAAG GAAAGACAGGCTCAGATCAGATGAAAAAGACTAAAAGGGGCATAACATTGGAGCAAACCTTAAATACT GAGGATGTAAACATCAGGTCAGACTACACTTCTTCTTgtcctgctgaaaaacaccctGAAATCAAGTTAGTCACCAAAAGCTGCTACAACTGCTTTCG GGTGATAATGCGGCCTCACAACATCATCCTGGCTCCAGTGGATGACTCAGGAACTATGAAGGAATTATGCAGTGAAACCTGCCTTGCCTCTGTCAACTCCAAGAGGAGCTTGGCTGCCACAAAACCTCTACTTCCACTAGGACCTCATTTAGAATGCAAGATGTGCAACAGATACTGTTAT TGCAAGTTCAGGCTGATGCTGGGTGGAATTGTCCATGGCCTTTGCAGCGACACGTGCCTCACGAACTTCCGGAAAGTCAACATCGTGCCTCTGCTGACCTGTGACGTCTGCAGCTCCATCCACCTTGACCGACAGTTTGAGCTGAAGATGGACGATAGCAGTAAAAACATCTGCAGCGAAGAGTGTCTGGTCAAGTTCAAAGGG AAAGTCACAAAACCTCAGCTTTGCCTCATGTGCCAGACATCTCATCAGATGTCAGACATGGTcgaaaacaaaaatcaagacGGCAGCTTGAACTTCTTCTGCAGCAACAGATGTATGATGGTGTACAAGGCCTCGTTTCTGACTGTGACAG AAAAGCGCAAACCTTCCTGTGAACAGAATGACCTTGAAGAAGTGAAACCACCACCACATTTCTTT ATAAAAGAAGAGCCTATTGATGATGAATACAACCAGAAAGTCACACTGTCTGTATCTACACTGGACATTAAGAGTGAACCAAGTGTGGCAAAG gagGACTTAAAGATCAGTTCAATCTTCTCCTTGACAGGAGACTCTAAACCTGCTGCACCCACTGTCACCCATGAGGATGTGCCTGCATCTTGCTCCAACTGCAAAAACATCCTGATGGATGGAGAAACAGTTTACCAAAGAAAAGGGCACGCAGATGTCTTCTGCTCGACTTCCTGTCTGTTGAAATTTTACCAAATGAAACCAGTGAAAAAGACCTGTCAGTTCTGTCTTCA GGTGATCCCACAGCCTCAGGACGCCATCCAGGCCCTGGTGGATTCTAACGGGGCCACGAAGGACTTTTGCAGCCAGGCCTGTCTGTCCGCTTTCAACTACAAGACAATGATGTCAACCAAAATACCCATTGTGCCAGTCGGGTCGCATTCACAATGCAACATGTGTAGCAGATATTCCATT AGCAAGCACGAGTTTATACAAGATGACCGTGTCTATAAGATGTGCAGTGAACCCTGTTTAAACCGTTTCTGCAACCTGAACAAGCTGTCCATCTGTGAGAACTGCCACTACTGCTGCAAGAATCCGCTCATGCTCAAGGTGGAACATCGTACCAAAAAAGTCTGCAGTGCAGCATGTCTCGCCCAGGTCAAAAAG AAAGTCAAAGCACACCAGCCATGTGCAATGTGCCACACCTCTAAGCTGGTGACGGAAatgattgaaaacaaaaacagcgaAGAGGAGTTGGAGCTCTTCTGCACCAGCAGCTGTTTGATGGCCTCAAAGATCCAGGCTATCAGTGCATCAG GCACTGCACTGAATTGTGACAACTGTGGAAAGCTTGCAGTACCAGCCTGCCACCTGGCCATGTCAAATGGCTCCATCAGAAACTTCTGCACTCTAACCTGCGCCATGGCTTTTAAG GATGCCCAGAAAGACAGGATTAGTGCTACTAATTCCACGGGGGTCCCCAACCAAACCCAGTGCGATCTATTTAAAACACCAGAGAAACTGCTATGTGCCCGGTGTCAACGCGTTATCGGGTCTACACCCAAAGTCATCCAGACAAAG gacAAAATTAATTTTGTCTGCAGTCTGGCCTGTTCTCAAGAGTTCAAGAGGGTCAACAATATCACAGGCATGTGTGCATTCTGCAAGAATGAAAGAATCATCACAGACACTAAGAGGATTGATGGCAAAGACTGCTACTTCTGCAGTGACG GCTGCAAAATGCTCTATCGTGATAAGCTGGAGAAGAGCTGGGGAAAGCACTGTTGCCCCTGTGCCTACTGCCACTCCATATCCGCGACAGTGGTGACTGCTAAGTATGATGACAAGGAGGAAAGGTTCTGCTCTGACGTCTGCAGCTCAAATTTCAAAATGCTGTTCTATTGT GTTGCCAAATGTGATGCCTGCAGTCAGGCAGGGAAACTGAGGCAGTGTCTGCCCATGTTGGGGCAGGTCAAACATTTCTGTGACCTGAAATGTCTGCTACACTTTTGCAATAAAAAGATCCAGGCAGTTGACACAG ACTCTTCACCTCCCAGATCCTCAGCTGCAGTGGATTCCCCTCCGGTCATTTCTAATGTCATCTCGCTTGCCAGCGGTCTAGGGAGGCGTCCCAGTGCTTCTTCCGGCGCTGCGCAACACG GCTCTGTCCCTGACATTCAAACTAAGGTCGTCGGACAT gCCAGCATCCAAACAGTTCCCAAGGAGCTGAAGAACAAGTCCATGCTCTGCACACCGCTGGTCCACAACAAAGGAGTCTGCTGTACAACACAGACTGTCGACGCAGAAGCACAAACTG ATACCTGTTTACCCAAAGTCTTGCCTGTTCCAGTACCAGTGTATGTTCCACTACCTATGACCATGTACAGCCAGTACACCCCAAAGCCTGTGGGCCTGCCGCTACCG CTGCCTGTACCAGTGTTTTTCCCTGTGACGTTGGGAGGACCTGAGGCAGCAGTGAAAGAGCGGATCCAGCCAGAAACTGAAGAGGGAAAGTCTGGGATGGAGACGAAACTGAAAGaaaggactggaggagaaggaggccAAGAGGGCAGAGAAATggtaaaagaaggaaaaaggcaGGAAACTCAAACACTTACAG ATCGCTGCAGAGGCTGCAGTCATGACTTGGAGAAAGAAGGTTTCAACAACCAGGAGGAGATCTGCCCCCAAAGCAGCCTCAAGTCTCAGAGTCTCCAGCACACCTCCAAGGAATCCCCTCCAGTTTCAGGTGTGGGCGTGGCCTTTAAGCCTCAGCCTGAACTCTCATGTCCAGCTTCTCCAGATTCATTTAGCTTACCAAACCCTGCACCTGGGCCTACGCTCCAAATTCTGGGGAAAGTCAACAACAAGAATAAG GGTGCTAAGCTACAGCAGATGCCTAAGGCAGAACACGAGGCATCCCAGGAAGACTCTGAGGTCATGTCTAGGAAGCATCAAAAGTTGAAGAGTCAGAGTGGAATTGATGCCTGGAAAAGATGGATTCGGTGGAGGACATCGCAAACTAATGTGGGCCCAGACTCtt CGCATGCTGTGAAGTTAAAGGAGAATATTCTTCAATACTCTGCTGCTGAACTAAGCAGCAGCCTCTGTTGCTTCATCAAGGAGGTGAAACGACCTGATGGAAAGTCGTACTCCCCCAACagtcttttcttcctctgcctcGGCATCCAACAG tACCTGTTTGAGAACGGTCGTATGGAGAACATATTCAGTGATCTGATCTACACAAAGTTCTCCACGGAGTTCACGAACACCCTGAAACATTTCAACCCGCTCTTCAAAGCCAGTG GTTACGTCTACTCTCCGGTGGAGGAGGAGTATCTTTGGGAGTGCAAACAGCTGGGGGCCTACTCCCCTCTCGTCCTCCTCAACACTTTGCTCTTTTTCTGCTGCAAGTACGTTGGCTTCACCAGGGTGGAGGAGCACCGTCAGCTGTCCTTTGCCCACATCATGCGCTGCACCAAAACCAACTCCAACAACACTAAGAACAAGTTCCTGCGCTTCTATCTCCCTGTATCTTTAAATGAGGCAGAGCCAG aTGCAGATGGAGTTCCAGCCAAAAAGcgtaagaaaaatgaaaataaaaagtatttccTGGAGATGATGGAGAACACAAAGAATGCTCTCCGCTGCCCAGTCAGACTCTACGAGTTCTATCTGTCCAAGTG CCCTGAGTCAGTGAGGCAGCGCAGCGACTTTTTCTACCTTCAGCCAGACCCAGCCTGCCTACCCAGCAGCCCTCTTTGGTTCTCCTCTACCCCTCTGGATGACAGCACCATGGAGGCAATGCTCCTGAGAATCCTCACTGTCCGACAGCTGCAGAGGGGGGAGGGAGATAGAGGAGGGATGGACTAA